One window from the genome of Cryptomeria japonica chromosome 6, Sugi_1.0, whole genome shotgun sequence encodes:
- the LOC131037733 gene encoding caffeoyl-CoA O-methyltransferase: protein MASTDVQKGTEVAKETTQQVSRHQEVGHKSLLQSDALYQYILETSVYPREPEPMRELREITAKHPWNLMTTSADEGQFLNLLLKLINAKNTMEIGVYTGYSLLSTALALPDDGKILAMDINRENYELGLPVIQKAGVAHKIDFREGPALPVLDQMLEDKEMHGSFDFIFVDADKDNYLNYHKRLIDLVKIGGVIGYDNTLWNGSVVAPPDAPLRKYVRYYRDFVIELNKALAADPRIEISQIPVGDGITLCRRVI from the exons ATGGCGAGTACAGATGTACAGAAGGGTACAGAAGTCGCCAAGGAGACGACTCAGCAGGTTAGCCGTCACCAGGAAGTGGGTCACAAGAGCCTTCTTCAGAGCGATGCCCTCTATCAG TATATATTGGAAACTAGTGTGTATCCCCGTGAGCCTGAGCCAATGAGGGAACTCAGAGAAATAACCGCCAAGCATCCATG GAATCTGATGACTACTTCGGCTGATGAGGGTCAGTTTTTAAATCTGTTGTTGAAGCTCATCAATGCCAAGAACACCATGGAGATTGGTGTATATACTGGTTACTCTCTTCTCAGCACTGCTCTGGCCTTGCCTGATGATGGAAAG ATCTTAGCAATGGACATAAACAGGGAGAACTATGAGTTGGGGTTGCCTGTAATTCAAAAGGCAGGGGTTGCCCACAAAATTGATTTCAGAGAGGGCCCTGCCCTGCCAGTTCTTGATCAAATGCTGGAAGAT AAGGAAATGCATGGCTCCTTCGATTTCATATTTGTGGACGCAGACAAAGACAATTATCTGAATTACCACAAGCGGCTGATTGATCTGGTGAAGATTGGGGGCGTGATCGGCTATGACAATACTCTGTGGAATGGATCAGTGGTGGCTCCACCCGATGCCCCATTAAGGAAATATGTGAGATATTACAGGGACTTTGTAATTGAACTGAACAAGGCCCTGGCTGCAGACCCTCGTATTGAAATCAGTCAAATTCCAGTAGGAGATGGTATCACTCTCTGCAGAAGAGTTATTTAA